The following proteins come from a genomic window of Burkholderia sp. PAMC 26561:
- a CDS encoding IS630 family transposase, producing the protein MGKMNLTDTERAQLLSAARSRTVRAADVRRAKLILMLEDGESRDGIMSALGCDSRFIARWSGRFLNERLAGMYARHPGRAPVQPPAKLEARVLSRTLKHKPSDGSTHWSSYKLAAELGDVSVSAVQRIWRKHGIKPQRLERHMVSNDPDFETKAADVIGLYLNPPAHAAVFCVDEKTAIQALERKDRMLPLSPGRAESHGFEYKRNGTLSLFAAFNTATGEVLGKTASRHTSEQFVAFLTDVVASQPKRREIHVICDNVSSHKTQRVVDFLTAHRNVRLHFTPTYSSWLNQVENWFSRIQRDVIARGVFTSVKDLDRKLMRHIREHNQNQKPIKWKYDDPSRPIRPVPSQ; encoded by the coding sequence ATGGGAAAAATGAATCTGACTGATACCGAACGTGCGCAATTACTTTCAGCAGCACGCAGCCGAACGGTGCGCGCGGCGGACGTGCGACGTGCAAAACTGATCTTGATGCTCGAGGACGGTGAATCGCGCGACGGGATCATGAGCGCACTGGGCTGCGACTCACGTTTCATCGCACGTTGGTCGGGGCGCTTCCTCAACGAGCGACTGGCCGGCATGTACGCTCGCCACCCCGGGCGCGCTCCTGTGCAGCCGCCTGCCAAGTTGGAAGCGCGGGTACTCAGCCGCACCCTCAAGCACAAACCATCCGACGGTTCGACACACTGGAGCAGCTACAAGCTCGCAGCAGAACTGGGCGACGTGTCGGTCTCGGCCGTGCAGCGCATCTGGCGTAAACACGGCATCAAGCCGCAGCGCTTGGAACGACACATGGTCTCCAACGACCCGGACTTCGAGACCAAGGCGGCCGACGTGATCGGGCTGTATCTGAACCCGCCGGCGCACGCGGCGGTGTTCTGCGTGGATGAAAAGACCGCGATCCAGGCACTTGAGCGTAAGGACCGGATGCTGCCGCTGTCGCCGGGACGCGCCGAGAGCCATGGCTTCGAATACAAACGCAACGGGACACTCAGCCTGTTCGCCGCGTTCAATACGGCGACCGGCGAGGTGCTGGGCAAGACGGCGTCGCGCCACACCAGCGAGCAGTTTGTGGCCTTTCTGACTGACGTCGTCGCCAGCCAGCCCAAACGTCGGGAAATCCACGTGATCTGCGATAACGTAAGCAGCCACAAGACGCAGCGGGTGGTCGACTTTCTCACCGCGCATCGCAACGTACGCTTGCACTTCACGCCGACTTACTCTTCGTGGCTTAACCAGGTGGAAAACTGGTTCTCACGCATTCAGCGTGATGTGATCGCTCGCGGCGTCTTCACTTCGGTGAAGGATCTAGATCGCAAACTGATGCGTCATATTCGCGAGCACAATCAAAACCAGAAACCAATCAAATGGAAATATGACGATCCTTCTCGTCCAATTCGACCGGTGCCAAGTCAATGA
- a CDS encoding zinc-dependent alcohol dehydrogenase family protein, translated as MSRVVSFSRFGGPEVLEIHDVPVAVPGADEVRIQVKAIGLNRAEAMWRAGVYVEPVILPARLGYEISGVVDAVGTNVTHVEPGNVVSTVPSFSMNDYGMYGELVLAPAHAVVKHTAPIAFEDAVAIWNVFITPYAAFTENNRLSAGQTVLIPAASSGVGIGAIQVANALGARPVALTRTRDKRDALIEVGAAHVIVTGEQDLVQEVARITEGKGAELVFDPVGGPNFAKLVEATAPRGTILVYGALSEEVTPLPMLSVLAKRITIHGYNLFDTTTTPLLQKEAVEFIIDGLTSGKLKTVIAQRFEFDNIVEAHRTLERNQHMGRLIVTV; from the coding sequence TTGTCACGCGTGGTCAGTTTTTCCCGTTTTGGTGGACCCGAGGTTCTCGAGATACATGATGTTCCTGTCGCGGTGCCGGGCGCCGACGAAGTGCGTATCCAAGTCAAAGCTATTGGCCTCAATCGGGCCGAGGCCATGTGGCGCGCCGGCGTCTATGTCGAGCCCGTTATCCTTCCTGCACGCCTGGGCTACGAGATATCTGGAGTAGTCGATGCGGTAGGAACGAATGTCACGCATGTGGAGCCTGGTAACGTCGTCAGTACCGTTCCATCCTTTTCGATGAACGACTACGGCATGTATGGGGAACTGGTCCTCGCCCCGGCGCACGCGGTCGTCAAGCACACGGCGCCGATTGCCTTCGAAGATGCAGTGGCAATTTGGAACGTATTCATCACACCGTATGCGGCGTTCACCGAAAACAATCGCCTGTCCGCCGGACAAACCGTATTGATTCCAGCGGCTTCCAGCGGCGTCGGAATCGGTGCGATTCAAGTCGCAAATGCACTTGGCGCTAGGCCGGTTGCGCTCACCCGCACGCGCGACAAGCGAGACGCATTGATAGAGGTTGGCGCGGCGCATGTAATCGTAACGGGTGAACAGGACTTGGTTCAGGAAGTGGCTCGCATCACCGAAGGAAAGGGTGCGGAACTAGTGTTCGATCCGGTTGGCGGTCCGAACTTCGCAAAGCTGGTTGAAGCGACCGCTCCCAGGGGCACGATCCTAGTCTACGGCGCCCTTAGCGAAGAGGTTACGCCGCTTCCGATGCTTTCGGTGCTTGCGAAGCGGATTACGATTCATGGATACAACCTGTTCGACACGACCACGACGCCTTTGTTGCAAAAGGAGGCAGTAGAATTCATTATCGATGGCCTCACATCCGGCAAACTGAAGACGGTCATTGCACAACGTTTCGAGTTCGACAATATTGTTGAGGCGCATCGCACGTTGGAACGAAATCAACACATGGGCCGATTGATTGTTACTGTCTAA
- a CDS encoding SDR family oxidoreductase, with amino-acid sequence MKTTGNTILITGGGSGIGRGLAEAFHRLGNQVIIAGRRRANLNETIAANPGMEAVELDITDPQSISLAAEQILAKWPSLNVLLNNAGVMHIDDLSRPIDDAMMVSTLTTNLMGPIRLTGALVEHLKLQNDATIINVSSVLGFVPMAITGVYSSTKAAIHSYTQSLRYRLKDTSVRVIEIAPPWVQTDLLDSKNEPRAMPLAPFIEQTMHELSKDADEAVVEIARPMRNNAGPNEAAFVTQFNDMITGA; translated from the coding sequence ATGAAAACAACTGGCAACACTATACTCATCACTGGCGGCGGATCTGGCATCGGCCGAGGCCTTGCCGAAGCGTTCCATCGACTTGGCAACCAAGTCATTATCGCGGGACGACGCCGCGCTAATCTCAACGAAACGATCGCCGCGAATCCCGGAATGGAGGCGGTCGAACTCGATATCACCGATCCGCAGAGCATCTCTTTGGCGGCAGAACAAATTCTCGCCAAGTGGCCATCGCTGAACGTATTGCTTAACAACGCGGGGGTGATGCATATCGACGATCTGAGTCGCCCCATCGATGACGCGATGATGGTATCGACGCTGACCACCAATTTGATGGGACCGATCCGCTTAACAGGTGCGCTCGTCGAACATCTAAAACTGCAAAACGACGCGACGATTATCAATGTATCGTCCGTACTTGGGTTTGTGCCGATGGCGATTACCGGAGTCTATTCGTCGACAAAAGCAGCTATCCATTCGTACACACAATCGCTGCGTTACCGGCTCAAAGACACGTCAGTGCGTGTCATCGAGATTGCGCCGCCTTGGGTTCAAACCGATCTGCTGGATAGCAAGAACGAACCGAGGGCGATGCCGCTCGCTCCGTTCATCGAACAAACAATGCACGAACTCAGCAAAGACGCAGATGAGGCCGTTGTTGAGATCGCTAGACCCATGCGCAATAACGCCGGGCCAAACGAGGCCGCATTCGTCACGCAGTTCAACGATATGATCACCGGTGCCTAA
- a CDS encoding MFS transporter codes for MDANQFANSSTSPPLVAEDVLRTSVEPASSQNSWLAVLSVAVGSFAFVATEYMPVGILPQIARELGVTPGTAGLMTTTPGIIAAISAPVLLLAAGRINRRLILLALAALLLASNLISAIAPSFAVMLIGRALLGASLGGFWTVALGASGQLVPENQAARASATIFMGITLATVIGVPLGTLIADMTSWRISFFATAILAALALAAQAVLLPSIPPKAAMRTSDFRAMLSRSNVRRSLLMVGLLFGAHFAAYTYIAPFLERNASLGGQGITAVLLGFGIVGFVSNFAISAFVTRHLKASLFVLGALVMIALFALPLLQASHIGVIATVMVWGVVYGAIPLCLSVWMQLTSPDRPEAGSSMFVSIVQIAIAVGSLGGGVVVDHLSIASTMRFGGILAALSLLVIMTFRTRESTLKELLET; via the coding sequence ATGGATGCCAATCAATTTGCCAACTCGTCTACCAGTCCGCCGCTTGTCGCAGAGGACGTGCTCCGGACTTCTGTCGAGCCGGCGTCGAGCCAGAATTCGTGGTTGGCCGTTTTGTCGGTCGCGGTGGGTTCTTTTGCATTTGTCGCGACGGAATACATGCCGGTCGGCATCTTGCCGCAGATCGCGCGTGAACTCGGCGTCACTCCGGGTACGGCGGGCCTCATGACGACGACGCCAGGCATCATCGCCGCGATTTCCGCACCCGTCCTGCTGCTCGCTGCCGGCCGCATCAATCGGCGGTTGATTTTGTTGGCACTGGCCGCCCTGCTGCTGGCCTCAAACTTGATCTCGGCTATCGCTCCGAGTTTTGCTGTCATGCTGATCGGCCGTGCGTTGCTCGGCGCGAGTCTCGGCGGCTTCTGGACCGTCGCACTGGGCGCGTCGGGACAGTTGGTCCCGGAAAACCAAGCCGCCCGGGCGAGCGCAACCATTTTCATGGGAATCACGCTGGCCACTGTGATCGGCGTGCCGCTCGGCACGTTGATCGCCGATATGACTTCATGGCGTATATCGTTCTTCGCCACCGCGATCCTCGCGGCCCTGGCGTTGGCCGCCCAAGCCGTATTATTGCCTTCGATCCCCCCGAAGGCCGCGATGCGAACTAGCGATTTCCGCGCGATGCTCTCACGTTCAAACGTTCGACGCAGCCTGTTGATGGTTGGCTTGCTCTTTGGCGCGCACTTCGCGGCGTACACGTATATCGCGCCCTTTCTCGAGCGCAATGCGTCGCTCGGCGGCCAAGGAATCACTGCCGTGCTGCTGGGATTTGGCATCGTGGGATTCGTCTCGAACTTCGCGATTTCGGCATTCGTCACGCGCCATTTGAAGGCTTCACTGTTCGTGCTGGGTGCGCTCGTGATGATCGCGTTGTTCGCGCTTCCGTTGTTGCAGGCATCGCACATCGGCGTGATTGCGACGGTCATGGTGTGGGGCGTTGTGTATGGCGCAATACCGCTCTGTCTGAGCGTGTGGATGCAATTGACATCACCAGATCGCCCAGAAGCAGGTTCATCGATGTTCGTCAGTATCGTGCAAATCGCTATTGCGGTGGGCTCGCTCGGCGGCGGTGTGGTGGTCGACCACCTGAGCATTGCGTCAACCATGCGCTTCGGCGGCATACTCGCTGCTCTCAGCCTGCTCGTGATCATGACGTTCCGCACACGCGAGTCGACGTTAAAAGAGTTGCTTGAAACGTAA
- a CDS encoding GlxA family transcriptional regulator has product MQRIALVVTANLQVLSLSVLSVFEFANAMMGQQHYDVCLLSEDGRVRTSFGTDMLTNRFGDGPFDTIIVSAAIDFQPATPATLAFLKDSLISSRRIASTCVGAFTLGEAGLLDGRQATTHWAMAAELSRRFPNAKVVPERIFTRDGQIWTSAGVTSGMDLALSMVEQDLGQELAKSVAKVMVLDHRRSGNQPQITIGPDLYSGSDRIEESLRYARQNLGKPLTVASLADAAKLSPRQFSRLFRATTGESPAKAIEKMRLEVARHLVEHSTTTIQKIVRDTGFGDSERMRRSFVRSFGFAPQVLRSRSRKGQ; this is encoded by the coding sequence ATGCAGCGAATTGCTTTAGTAGTAACCGCGAACTTACAGGTGCTTAGCCTGAGCGTGTTGTCGGTATTCGAGTTCGCGAATGCCATGATGGGTCAACAGCACTATGATGTGTGCCTCTTATCTGAAGATGGACGGGTACGAACATCATTTGGCACCGATATGCTCACAAATCGATTCGGCGACGGCCCGTTTGACACAATCATTGTTAGCGCGGCCATCGATTTTCAGCCAGCGACCCCGGCTACCCTGGCGTTCCTGAAGGACTCGTTAATTTCGTCACGCCGAATCGCTTCGACATGCGTAGGCGCGTTCACGCTTGGAGAAGCTGGCCTGCTCGATGGCAGACAAGCCACAACGCATTGGGCCATGGCCGCTGAGTTGTCGCGGCGTTTTCCCAACGCGAAGGTAGTGCCTGAAAGAATATTTACGCGAGACGGCCAAATCTGGACCTCAGCGGGCGTCACGTCCGGTATGGATCTCGCTTTGTCCATGGTTGAACAGGATCTTGGACAAGAGTTGGCGAAATCGGTGGCAAAAGTAATGGTCCTGGATCACCGGCGGTCGGGCAATCAACCACAGATCACTATTGGTCCGGATCTCTACTCTGGCTCCGATCGTATCGAGGAATCGCTTCGATATGCTAGACAAAACCTTGGGAAACCATTAACGGTAGCTTCCCTTGCCGACGCTGCGAAGCTCAGCCCAAGGCAATTTTCACGACTTTTTCGTGCTACCACGGGGGAGTCGCCCGCGAAGGCAATTGAAAAAATGCGACTAGAGGTCGCCCGCCACCTTGTAGAACACAGCACGACGACCATTCAAAAAATTGTTCGGGACACTGGCTTTGGTGATAGCGAAAGAATGCGGCGTTCTTTCGTCCGCTCGTTTGGCTTTGCACCCCAGGTTCTCAGAAGTCGTTCGCGCAAGGGCCAGTGA
- a CDS encoding DUF3331 domain-containing protein, with translation MDRGWHLSESCAVATANRGPQALVKVLERPTNSTAIIDWCDPGSCRYRDQIWRVTRAPRGGTCALSGLIISPGERVYRPRSYRLTPKNAGAMIRAEQIEQEHAIPLVAPAIL, from the coding sequence ATGGATCGGGGATGGCATCTCAGCGAAAGCTGCGCTGTCGCAACAGCGAACCGCGGACCGCAGGCTCTAGTGAAAGTACTCGAACGCCCCACGAACAGCACAGCAATCATAGATTGGTGCGATCCTGGGTCATGCCGGTATCGAGATCAGATATGGCGAGTTACTCGTGCGCCTAGGGGTGGAACTTGTGCGTTGAGCGGGCTTATTATTTCTCCGGGAGAGCGGGTGTATCGGCCCCGAAGCTATCGCTTGACGCCTAAAAATGCGGGAGCGATGATACGAGCGGAACAGATCGAGCAAGAGCATGCAATTCCGTTGGTTGCGCCCGCGATTCTCTAG
- a CDS encoding LysR family transcriptional regulator, with protein sequence MDKFQAMRAFVRVVETGTFTRASETLDIPKPTVTRLIQTLEADLDTKLLNRTTRKVSPTTDGIAYYERAVRLLNELQEVEGVMTRAKSNPRGRLRVDFPVPIGLGLIIPALPDFVARYPDIKLDFGISDRPLDLMAENIDCVVRTGKVLDQSLVARRLGDVRQVLCATPDYWLKHGRPKHPSGLEHGHDVIQMVAAQTGRAFPIVVKRNEEAVEVIPERTLTANDSTACLAMGLAGLGVVHALTFLSRIHIDSGALEPAFADWWADPISVFVVYPPNRHLSAKVRVFVDWLVELFLSSDTANKPVLRQ encoded by the coding sequence ATGGACAAGTTTCAGGCGATGCGAGCTTTTGTACGTGTAGTTGAAACGGGAACGTTCACAAGGGCTTCGGAAACACTCGACATTCCGAAGCCTACGGTCACACGACTCATTCAGACGCTCGAAGCGGATCTCGACACCAAGTTGCTCAACCGCACGACCCGTAAAGTCAGTCCGACCACTGACGGCATCGCTTACTACGAACGAGCCGTGCGCTTACTTAACGAGCTGCAAGAGGTCGAAGGCGTCATGACTCGGGCGAAAAGCAATCCGCGCGGCCGGTTGCGCGTAGATTTCCCTGTCCCGATAGGTCTAGGACTCATCATTCCCGCGTTACCTGATTTCGTCGCCCGTTACCCTGATATCAAACTGGATTTTGGCATCAGCGATCGGCCGCTCGACCTGATGGCCGAAAACATCGACTGCGTTGTACGAACAGGAAAAGTCTTGGATCAATCCTTGGTCGCAAGAAGGCTCGGAGATGTACGTCAGGTGCTTTGCGCGACCCCGGATTACTGGCTGAAACACGGGCGTCCCAAACATCCGTCTGGACTTGAGCACGGGCACGACGTGATCCAGATGGTTGCGGCTCAAACGGGACGGGCTTTCCCTATTGTGGTCAAGAGAAATGAGGAGGCGGTCGAAGTGATACCCGAGCGCACACTGACCGCCAACGATTCGACTGCATGCCTAGCGATGGGATTGGCGGGGCTGGGCGTTGTGCATGCGCTAACGTTCTTGAGCCGTATTCACATCGATAGCGGCGCATTGGAACCTGCTTTCGCCGATTGGTGGGCTGATCCCATTTCCGTCTTTGTCGTCTATCCGCCAAACCGGCATCTCAGCGCCAAGGTCCGAGTGTTTGTCGATTGGTTAGTCGAATTGTTTCTAAGCAGCGACACGGCGAACAAACCCGTTCTGCGCCAATGA
- a CDS encoding alpha/beta hydrolase: MARVSNILFVHGAWANSSAWERVLPLTEAAGLGGTAVSLALTSLADDVATVKRAIALIDGPVLLVGHSYGGAVITEAGSEPNVAGLVYVAAFAPDTGESAGSLGAGGPSTRLLEVVRPDANGFYKLTREGVDEVFAQDLAEEERALIFATQNPLAGAALGAEITSPAWREKPSWYLLASEDRTIHPELQQKMSARMSATVLTVASSHLPMLSHPQAVADLIGQAAG; encoded by the coding sequence ATGGCGAGGGTATCGAATATTCTCTTTGTTCACGGCGCATGGGCTAATTCTTCAGCTTGGGAAAGGGTTCTGCCACTCACCGAAGCAGCGGGCCTCGGCGGTACCGCAGTCTCACTCGCCCTGACATCACTTGCAGACGATGTGGCAACGGTAAAGCGAGCGATTGCGCTGATCGACGGGCCAGTATTGTTGGTCGGCCATTCATATGGCGGAGCGGTCATAACGGAGGCAGGCTCCGAGCCAAACGTTGCGGGGCTTGTGTACGTCGCCGCGTTCGCACCCGATACCGGCGAATCAGCAGGATCGCTCGGCGCGGGCGGACCTTCTACCCGATTACTCGAGGTTGTGCGCCCTGACGCAAACGGCTTTTATAAGCTGACTCGCGAAGGCGTCGATGAGGTGTTCGCCCAAGACCTTGCAGAAGAAGAGCGCGCCCTGATCTTCGCAACGCAAAATCCATTGGCGGGTGCCGCGCTTGGCGCTGAAATAACTTCCCCGGCCTGGAGGGAAAAGCCGAGCTGGTATCTGCTTGCTAGCGAAGACCGCACTATCCATCCGGAGCTTCAACAGAAAATGTCGGCCCGGATGAGCGCGACAGTCCTTACCGTGGCGTCCAGCCATCTGCCAATGCTGTCTCACCCACAGGCAGTCGCCGATTTGATAGGTCAAGCGGCGGGATAG